The DNA window GCGATATCGGCGCCGTCGATTATGGCCTGAACGAGCTTAGGAAAGGCATCGAGGCCGGTAGATAAGTCGACATCCATGTAGCTCACGATGTCGGCCTTGCTGTCGAGCCATACCTTGCGCAGGGCACGGCCGCGCCCCTTCTGGTCGATGTGAAATGGAACGACATCGTTATATTGTTTCGCGAGCGACTGGGCTATCTCCCACGTCTTGTCCGTCGAGGCGTTATCGGCAATTACGATGTGCCAATCATGTTTGAGGTTGCTGGCGAGGAAATCGCGCAGCGTGGCTACGCTGCCGGGCAGTGCAGCCTCTTCATTATAGACCGGGATGAATACGGCGACGGTGGTCATATCTTACCTTGTCATTACCCGACTTGATCGGGTAATCCAGCGTTGTTTCTGTCATTGCGAGCGTAGCGAAGCAATCTCTTTTTACGCTGTTGAAGGTGTTCTTCACCTTCAACCAAGTATTGCCCCATATTTGGCGAGGTGAAGAACACCATGCCGAGCTATACTTAAGATTGCCACGTCGTCCTTCCGCAACCAGAGTGTACGGAAGAACTCCTCGCAATGACGTTTAAATTTTAGTGCCTGAAGTGGCGCATGCCGGTGAAGACCATGGCTATATTGTACTTGTCGGCTGCTGCGATGGCCTCATTGTCTTTCTTGGAGCCGCCCGGCTCGATGATAGCGGTGATGCCCGCCTCGCCGGCGAGCTCGACGCCGTCGGGGAAAGGGAAGAAGGCGTCCGAGCCGAGCACGCTGCCTTTTGCGCGTTCGCCGGCCTTCTTTATCGCTATAGCTACGCTGTCCACGCGGCTGGGCTGACCGGCGCCCATGCCCAGCAGATGGTTGTCCTTCGTCAGCACGATGGCGTTGGATTTTACCAGCTTCACGGCGCGCCATGCGAAGATAAGATCAGCGATTTCCTGTTTCGTCGGCTCACGCTTAGAGACGGTCTTCATTGGTATATCGTCAGCGGTGCAGTCGGTTGTCTGCACGATAAAGCCGCCGCCGCTTACGCGCCGCATCTCCAAAGCGGTAGTATGCCTTGGCGGAATGTCCTGTATTGTGAGGATCCGCATGTTGCGTTTCGTTAGCATCTCGAGCGCTTCCTGGTCATAGCCCGGTGCGATCATGGCGTCAAAATGCGTCTTGCATATCTCTATAGCTGTGGCCTCATCGATCCTTTCATTGGAGGCGACTATGCCGCCGAAGGCCGATACCGGGTCGCCGGTGAGCGCCCTGCGATAGGCCTCGGCCAGGCGGGGGTGCGAGGCCAGGCCGCACGGGTTGGTGTGCTTGATGATCGCGATGGTTGGCTCCGAGAACTCGCAGGCCGCGCGTATGGCGCTGTCCATATCCATAATATTATTGTATGAAAGCTCCTTGCCGGAGAGCTGCACCGCGTTGGCCATTCCAGATTCGCCCTTGCCTATCACTTCTTCTTTATAGAAAGCCGCCTTCTGGTGAGGGTTCTCGCCGTAGCTCAGGTCCTGGATTTTGTGCATGGCGACTGTTATCTCGGCAGGAAATATCTCTTCTTTGGGCCTAAGGTAGGTCGATATGGCTGTGTCGTAGATCGCAGTGTGCTGGAAGGCTTTCTGCGCCAGTCGCTTTCTCTCGTCGATTCCGATGTCGCCCGCGCGCAGCTTCTCAAGTATCGGCGTGTAATCCGCCGGGTCGACCACAACGATGACGCCGGGGAAGTTCTTGGCCGATGCGCGTATCATCGTCGGCCCGCCGATGTCTATGTTCTCCAGCGCGTCGGTCAGAGTAACTCCTTCTTTCGACACGGTCTGGACGAAGGGATACAGGTTAACGACGACCATATCGATGGGTGTGATGTTCTTCTCTTTGAGCTGTGACATGTGGTCTTCAAGGTCGCGCCGCGCCAGTATGCCGCCGTGTACCATGGGGTGCAGGGTCTTCACACGTCCGTCCAGTATCTCGGGAAAGCCGGTGATGTCGCTGATGCCGTGCACAGGCAGACCGGCGTCGACCAATGCTTTCTTAGTGCCGCCCGTGCTGAATATCTCCACTTTCAGGTCGATAAGGCCTTTAACAAACTCGACGATACCTTTTTTATCAGATACGCTTACGATTGCGCGCAATGCCTGCCTCCTAGACGATTCTGGTGCGTTCTTCGTTCGATTTACGCTTTACTATCTTGCCGATGATGATGGAGCCGGGCAGCTTCTTCATCATGCTGGAGCTGTCTGCGGGGTCGCAGATAAGGATCATGCCTATGCCCATGTTGAAGACGCGGTACATCTCACCATCATCAATGTTGCCCATTTGCTGGATGAGCTGAAATAACGGCGGTACCTTCCACGCGCTTTGTTTGACGACTGCCGCTACGGATTCGGGCAAGGTGCGAGGCAAGTTGCCGGTGAAGCCGCCGCCGGTGATATGGGCCAGGCCTTTTATCTTTGGCAGCAGCGGCTTTATTTTCTTGTAATAACATCTATGCGGCTCAAGCAGGGCGTCGCCCAGGGTACAGCCCAGTTGCTGGTAGTGCCTATTGAGCCTGGACGGATCGCTGTCGGTATTGAAAACGCGTCGTACCAGCGAGTAGCCGTTGGTGTGCAGTCCGCTCGACGGCAGGCCGATGAGCACATCGCCGGATACGATAGATGCGCCGTTCTTAATTTTCGATTTCTCAATGCCTCCGACGATGAATCCGACCAGGTCGTATTCTCCAGGAGGATAAGTTCCGGGCATCTCCGCCGTCTCGCCGCCGATGAGCGCGCAGCCAACGTCCTTGCAGGCTTTTGACATACCTTTAACGATGCCGGCGACGATCGAAGGCTGCATTTTCGACATGGCTATGTAATCCTGAAAGAATAACGGAGATGCGCCGCAGGTAAGGATATCGTTCACGCAGTGGTTCACGATATCCATGCCGATGCCTTCATGCCTCTCCAATGCGCAGGCGAGCTTTATCTTGGTGCCGACGCCGTCAGCGCTGGAGACGAGTATCGGCTGTTTAAATCCCTTCAGTGCGAAAAGGCTGCCAAAGAACCCGATGTCGCTCACAACGTTTTTGGTGAAGGTCGTACGTGCGTGTTTACAGATGATTTCCTTTAGCCGGTCGTTGGCGTCGATATCGACGCCCGCGTCGCGGTAGGTATGATGTGATTTTTGCATGGCAGCTTTAACCAAGAATCACCCTTTTTTCATTTCTAAAGACAGTTTGTTCATATCGAGTTGGACGGGCACCGGGTAGTTGCCGGTGAAGCATGCCAGGCAGAAATACTCTCTGGGAAGGCCGACTGCTTCAATTAACGCGTCCACGGTAAGATATCCCAGACTGTCGGCGCCGATGAACTTTGCTATCTCAGGGATGTCTTTATGTGCCGCGATGAGCTCCCAACTGCTGGCCATGTCGACTCCTAAACAGCAGGGGTATTTCAGGGGAGGGGCGCATATGCGCATGTGGATTTCGGTGGCTCCGGACTTGCGCAGCAGGTTGATGACGCGCGGCGTAGTTGTTCCCCTGACTATACTATCATCTACAAGAACCACTCTCTTACCATTGAGCCGCTCCTGCATCGGATTGAATTTCTGCTGCACACCCAGCTCTCTCAAACGCTGGTGAGGCTCGATAAACGTGCGTCCTACATATCGGTTTTTAAGCATTATCTCATTGTACGGCAATCCTGATGCATGAGCATAACCTATCCCCGCGGCTGTTGCCGAGTCGGGCAGGCCGAATGCCACATCGGCGGATGCTGGATGCAGCTGAAAAAGTTTGGCTCCCATGGCTTCCCTGGCGGCATAAACGCGGCGTCCCTGTATTATGCTGTCCGGGCGTGAAAAATATATGAACTCAAAAATACATAGACCGCTGGGCTTGCCGTCGCCTTCCTTATAGCTTTGCAAACCATTGGCATTGATAGCTACAATTTCGTTAGGCTCTATATCACGCAGGAACTGTGCGCCGGTGTGGTCCAGCGCGCAGCTCTCTGAAGCGATGGCCCATCCTCCATTTAACTCGCCTATACAAAGGGGGCGAACACCCAACGGATCGCGCACACAGTAGAGAGTGTCTTCAGTAAGAATCACTAATGAATAAGCGCCGATCAGCCTCTTCATGGCGTATCTTATTTTTTCCAGCCAGGATTTCTGTGGCGCGGATACGATAACGTTAGCTATTATTTCAGAGTCGGATGTGGTGCGAAAGCTGAAGCCCTGGCTTTCCAATTGCTGACGCAGCTCATCGGAGTTCACGATATTTCCGTTATGCGCGAGGGCCATTTTCCCTATGGGGCTTGTAACAATGAGGGGTTGAGCGTTTTCAGCGCGGCTTGAACCGGTGGTTGAATATCGATTATGTCCGATCGCGATATGGCCGCATAACCTCTCCAGAACGTCGCTGTCGAACGCTTGTGATACGAGTCCCATCTTTGTGTGGCAGTAGATTTGTTTGCCGTCTGAGGTTGCGATGCCGGAGCTTTCTTGTCCGCGGTGCTGTTGAGCGAAGAGCCCGAAGTATGTGAATCTAGCTACATCTTCTCCCGGGGCGTACACACCATAAAGGGCACAGCATTCTTTCATCTGAGTTTTTCTTCCCCTGATATGATTATATTCTCACTAGGAAGCAGGGTCAATCCCTGAAACCGAGGGATTTCAGCCAGGAGAGGGCGTGATTCATGGCTACTTCCGATATACGCAGCCTGTGTCCGGCGCCTTTGACGATCATGATTTCCTTTGGTTCCCCCGCCAGCTTGTAAAGATTAAAAGCACTGTCGGGGGATACGACATCATCCTGATCCCCATGGATGATAAGGATAGGACGCGGTGATAACTTGTCTATCCATTTGGCGGAATATATATCATCGAATCCCTGCATCCATTCCTGCAGCGATGGCGGGAAGCCGACGTCCTTTATGACTCCCATATTGCGATAATCATCTATTACTGTTTGCGCCAGCTCGCGATTCTTAGCCAGCCTCGATGTATCCGGGCAGGCGCAGGCGACTATGGAAGCGATGCGCTTGTCCTGGGCGGCTACGTATATAGAGACGGCGGCGCCCGCGCTGAAGCCCATCATGAAGATCTTACGTCGGTCGGCTTCTTTCATGTTGTAAATATGATTGAGTACTACCTTGAGGTCACGCGCCCATCCCCTGATATCAAAGTTGCCTTCGCTCTCTCCGGATCCCCTGAAGTTAAAAATCACTGTTAAGAATCCTTCTTCGGCGAACCTCTCGGCAAGACCGGCATAGCCTCGATCGTTAGGATCTGCCGTCCCGCTTCGCGGCATGCCGTGGCAAAGGCAGAGCACCGGGCAGGGAGTCGCATCCGGGATGAATAATTGTCCTTTTAATTTGAGGCCGTCCGATTGAAAATAAACTAATTCCCTTTTCATCGAGTCAAATCCTAAGCAGTACGAAAAATTCCCTGTTCCCCGAGCTGCCGCGTATCGGTGACGGCGTGAGCCCGATGATCCTATATCCTTGATCTATCGACCACGATATGAATCTGCCGAGCACCCGGGCATGCACATCCGGGTCTTTTACCAGCCCGCCTTTTTCAACGAGCGATTTGCCGGCCTCGAACTGCGGTTTCACCAGGCAGATTATGCTGCCGCCGCGTTTTGTTACGGCCGCAACGTTCGGCACTACTTTTTCGAGGGAGATGAATGACACGTCGATAGCGGATAAGTCGATCTGTTCCGGTATGGGCAGCGGATACCTGGCGTTGGTGCGGTCGATAACGATAACCCGCGGGTCGGTTCGCAGCTTATAGTCTATCTGTCCGTAGCCGACATCGATGGCGTAGACCTTTTGCGCTCCATGTTGCAACAGGCAGTCGGTGAATCCGCCTGTCGAGGCTCCTATATCGGCCGCGATGAGATTTTCAACAGCTATCTTGAACTCGGCCAACGCATGGTTCAGCTTGATGCCGCCCCTGCCGACGAACGGAAGCTTATCTCGTAATCGAATATCCGAGTCTTCAGAGACCTGTATCGAAGGCTTGGCGGCTGTTACGTCGTCGACGTAGACCTCTCCGGCCATGATCAGCGCCTGAGCCTTCTCGCGGCTCTCGGCCAGCCCGCGTTCAACCAAAATTATATCGATTCGGCGTTTCACAATATAAAGAATACGGCTGCTGACGAGCGTAGTCAATGACAATAGTGGATTATGCTTGACACAGCGAGTAAATAGTGGTACATTCTAAATTTAGTGCTCAGTCTCTAGGCAGACGAAGCTAAAAGCCAAAGGTCGATAAGCCAGCGAGGCCGGTATGGCAGAGCGGCTGAGCTTGGAGGCTTACGGCCTTTAATTATTCACTGGAGGTGTTTGTGCCCACTGTCAATCAACTGGTACGTAAAGGGCGGGTTAAAGGTAAAAAGAAGACGAAGACCGCTGCGTTGCATTACACTTATAATTCGCTTAAAAGAAGGATGAAATCCGGGGAAGGATCACCGCAGAAACGCGGCGTTTGTACGCAAGTGAAGACGGTGACCCCAAAGAAGCCGAATTCGGCTCTTCGCAAAGTTGCCAGGGTCAGGCTGTCGAATATGATGGAGGTCACAGCATATATACCAGGCGAAGGGCACAGTCTGCAGGAGCACTCGGTGGTTCTCATCCGCGGCGGTCGCGTTAAGGACCTGCCCGGAGTAAGATATCACATTGTTCGCGGCGCTCTGGATGCTACCGGGGTAGAGAAACGGCAGCAGGGGCGAAGCAAGTACGGAACAAAGATAACTAAACAGTCTGGTGGAGCTTAGTATGTCGAGAAGATCAAAGTCAATAAAACGGACTGTTCTCCCTGACCCCCACTACAATAGTATTTATGTGTCCAAGATAATAACTCGCGTGATGAATAGCGGTAAAAAGACGACTGCGGAGAGTATTGTTTATGGCGCTATGGGGATCATAGCAGAACAGGAGAAGGGTGATCCTGTACCCGTGCTGGAGCTAGCTCTCAAGAATGCTATCCCGCTTCTGGAAGTAAAGCCTCGCAGGGTTGGCGGCGCCACATATCAAGTTCCGATTGAGGTCAAACAGGATCGGGGCTTCGCTCTTGCCGTGAGATGGATTTTAAAGGCGGCCAAGTCGCGTTCCGGCAAATCCATGGCGGAAAAGCTGGCTGCCGAACTCATCGACGCTTCAAAGAAACAGGGAGCTACAATCAAGAAGCGAGAAGACACTCATAAAATGGCTGAGGCAAACAGGGCCTTTGTACACTATCGGTGGTGAGGTTGATGCGCGGTTCACTTCCTCTTGAAAAAATACGCAATATTGGAATTATTGCCCACATTGACGCCGGTAAGACCACTCTTACTGAGCGTATTCTTTATTACACGGGACGCACGCATAAACTCGGCGAGGTGGATGACGGCACTACGATTATGGATTGGATGACTCAGGAGAGGGAGCGCGGCATTACCATTACTTCAGCTGCTACAACATGTACCTGGTTGAACCATCATATTAACATAATCGATACGCCCGGGCATGTGGATTTTACGGCGGAGGTGGAACGCAGCCTGCGAGTTCTTGATGGCGGTATCGTAGTTTTTGATGCCGTGTCAGGCGTGGAATCTCAGTCGGAGACGGTCTGGAGACAGGCGGATCATTATAAGGTGCCCCGTATTTGCTTCATAAACAAAATGGACAGGGTCGGCGCAGACTTCTCTAACTCTATCAAGACCATAAGAGACAGGCTGGGGGCAAACGCGCTTCCGGTACAGGTGCCCATGGGTGAGGAGGGCGCTTTTAAGGGAATAATAGACATAATTATTGAAAAAGCGTGGCTTTATTCTGCTGACTACTCTGAGGATCCTATTCTTGGGAAAATACCGGATGACTTCGTGAAGCTGTCTGCTCAGTATCGTGAGGAATTAATCGAGCAGCTGGCTGAAAACGATGAAGAATTTATGGATATTTACATCAACGGCGCGAGTTTTGATGAGAATATGATTAAGTCGGCGCTTAGGCGGGCGACTATTGGTAACAAAATTGTTCCTGTATTGTGCGGAAGTGCGCTGCGCAGCAAAGGAATACAGCGAATACTGGATGCCGTCGTAGCATATTTACCTTCCCCCTTTGATATTCCTCCGGCTGTCGGGTTCGATCCTAAGACTGGAAAAGAGATTAAACGCTCACCGGTTGGTAACGATCCGTTCTCCGCTCTGGCTTTTAAGATAGTGTCGGACCCTTTCTTCGGAAGGTTGATATATGTCAGGGTATACTCCGGTAAGGTGACAGTAGGATCCCATGTGTATAACTCAACACGTGATTCTAAGGAGAGAATTGGAAAGCTTTTCCAGATGCACGCCAACCGTCGGGAAGAGATAAAACAGGTTGAAGCCGGTGATATTGCTGCTGTGGTGGGATTAAAAGATACATTCACCGGTGATACGCTGTGCAATCCAAACTCCCCGATTATCCTTGAGAATATTCGATTTCCCGAGCCGGTGGTATTTGTAACCATAGAGCCGAAATCCAGGGGCGACCAGGAGAGGCTTGATGAATCGCTGGCGAAGCTTGTTCAAGAAGACCCTACTTTTGTCAGGCGCTACGATGAAGAAACAGGACAGACTATCATATCTGGAATGGGAGAGCTTCATCTGGATATCATTATCGATCGGCTGATGCGAGAATTTCAGGTTGACGCTAATGTGGGCAAGCCCAGGGTTGCTTATAAAGAGACCATATCGGTACCGGTAAAGGCTGAAGGAAGATTTGTAAAACAGTCCGGAGGTAAAGGCCAGTACGGCCATGTGATGGTAGATCTCCAGCCCGGAGAGCGGGGCAGCGGGTTTGAGTTCGCCGATAAAGTAAAAGGCGGCGCGATCCCTAAACAATTTATACGACATGTGGAAAGCGGCATCAAGGAAGCGATGGAAGGCGGAGCCCTTTTAGGATATCCGTTAACCGACATCAAGGCTACTTTATATGACGGAAGTTATCATGAAGTTGATTCATCTGATATAGCGTTCAAGATAGCCGGGGCTATAGCGCTAAAAGAGGGCGTAAAGAAGGCTAAGCCGATGATTTTAGAGCCGGTAATGAAAATGGAAATAGTAACGCCGGACGAATTTATCGGTGATATATTGGGCGACTTGAATTCCAGGAGGGCCCAGATAGGCAGTATCGACAGCCACGGCAACTCGCGTATCATAAGGTGCGTGATCCCCTTGTCCGAGACTTTTGGATACGCAACCAATTTAAGGTCTATGAGTCAGGGCAGGGCAACATATACAATGGAATTTTATAGGTATGAAGAAATGCCTCTTAATTTAGCTGAACAGCTTAATTCTAGAGGGGGAGGACCGGTTCTATGCCAAAGCAGAAAATACGTATAAAACTTAAGGCTTTCGACTACAGGATTCTCGATCAATCCGCGGAGCAGATAGTAGAGGCCGCAGAACAAACCGGTGCTAAAGTGGTCGGGCCGGTGCCTCTGCCGACTCATATAAAAAAGATCTGCGTTAACCGTTCTACAAACGTTGATAAGAATTCTCGCGAGCAGTTTGAGATTCGCACTCATAAGCGTCTGATAGATATCGAGGAGCCTTCGTCAAGGACGATCGATACTTTGACAAAGCTTGATCTACCGGCCGGCGTTGATATAGAAATAAAACTTTAGATTACTTCGAACATGCTGAACGACTGGTCGGTCGGCGTGTTTTCGGTTATAAAAATATTTTGTAGAGAAGTGTAAGAAAATGATAGATGGAATTATCGGACGCAAAAAAGGCATGACGCAACTGTTTAACGAGGACAGAACTGTCGTGCAGGTTACTGCTATCGAAGCAGGCCCTTGTTTTATCACTCAAGTAAAGCGGGTCGAAAAAGAGGGCTATAACGCCGTCCAGCTGGGATTTGGCGATACCAAACGGATGAATCAGCCGGAAAAGGGACATTTGAAAAAGACGGGTAATCTTAAATATCTCAGAGAGTTTAACTCGGATGAAGCGGACGCTTTAGAGGTCGGACAAAAAGTTGATGTCAGTATTTTTAAGCCCGGAGACATTGTTGATGTTGTAGGTATATCTAAGGGAAAGGGATTTGCCGGA is part of the Dehalococcoidia bacterium genome and encodes:
- the rpsL gene encoding 30S ribosomal protein S12, whose product is MPTVNQLVRKGRVKGKKKTKTAALHYTYNSLKRRMKSGEGSPQKRGVCTQVKTVTPKKPNSALRKVARVRLSNMMEVTAYIPGEGHSLQEHSVVLIRGGRVKDLPGVRYHIVRGALDATGVEKRQQGRSKYGTKITKQSGGA
- the purH gene encoding bifunctional phosphoribosylaminoimidazolecarboxamide formyltransferase/IMP cyclohydrolase, whose amino-acid sequence is MRAIVSVSDKKGIVEFVKGLIDLKVEIFSTGGTKKALVDAGLPVHGISDITGFPEILDGRVKTLHPMVHGGILARRDLEDHMSQLKEKNITPIDMVVVNLYPFVQTVSKEGVTLTDALENIDIGGPTMIRASAKNFPGVIVVVDPADYTPILEKLRAGDIGIDERKRLAQKAFQHTAIYDTAISTYLRPKEEIFPAEITVAMHKIQDLSYGENPHQKAAFYKEEVIGKGESGMANAVQLSGKELSYNNIMDMDSAIRAACEFSEPTIAIIKHTNPCGLASHPRLAEAYRRALTGDPVSAFGGIVASNERIDEATAIEICKTHFDAMIAPGYDQEALEMLTKRNMRILTIQDIPPRHTTALEMRRVSGGGFIVQTTDCTADDIPMKTVSKREPTKQEIADLIFAWRAVKLVKSNAIVLTKDNHLLGMGAGQPSRVDSVAIAIKKAGERAKGSVLGSDAFFPFPDGVELAGEAGITAIIEPGGSKKDNEAIAAADKYNIAMVFTGMRHFRH
- the purF gene encoding amidophosphoribosyltransferase codes for the protein MKECCALYGVYAPGEDVARFTYFGLFAQQHRGQESSGIATSDGKQIYCHTKMGLVSQAFDSDVLERLCGHIAIGHNRYSTTGSSRAENAQPLIVTSPIGKMALAHNGNIVNSDELRQQLESQGFSFRTTSDSEIIANVIVSAPQKSWLEKIRYAMKRLIGAYSLVILTEDTLYCVRDPLGVRPLCIGELNGGWAIASESCALDHTGAQFLRDIEPNEIVAINANGLQSYKEGDGKPSGLCIFEFIYFSRPDSIIQGRRVYAAREAMGAKLFQLHPASADVAFGLPDSATAAGIGYAHASGLPYNEIMLKNRYVGRTFIEPHQRLRELGVQQKFNPMQERLNGKRVVLVDDSIVRGTTTPRVINLLRKSGATEIHMRICAPPLKYPCCLGVDMASSWELIAAHKDIPEIAKFIGADSLGYLTVDALIEAVGLPREYFCLACFTGNYPVPVQLDMNKLSLEMKKG
- the rpsG gene encoding 30S ribosomal protein S7 gives rise to the protein MSRRSKSIKRTVLPDPHYNSIYVSKIITRVMNSGKKTTAESIVYGAMGIIAEQEKGDPVPVLELALKNAIPLLEVKPRRVGGATYQVPIEVKQDRGFALAVRWILKAAKSRSGKSMAEKLAAELIDASKKQGATIKKREDTHKMAEANRAFVHYRW
- a CDS encoding alpha/beta fold hydrolase, whose translation is MKRELVYFQSDGLKLKGQLFIPDATPCPVLCLCHGMPRSGTADPNDRGYAGLAERFAEEGFLTVIFNFRGSGESEGNFDIRGWARDLKVVLNHIYNMKEADRRKIFMMGFSAGAAVSIYVAAQDKRIASIVACACPDTSRLAKNRELAQTVIDDYRNMGVIKDVGFPPSLQEWMQGFDDIYSAKWIDKLSPRPILIIHGDQDDVVSPDSAFNLYKLAGEPKEIMIVKGAGHRLRISEVAMNHALSWLKSLGFRD
- the rplC gene encoding 50S ribosomal protein L3, translating into MIDGIIGRKKGMTQLFNEDRTVVQVTAIEAGPCFITQVKRVEKEGYNAVQLGFGDTKRMNQPEKGHLKKTGNLKYLREFNSDEADALEVGQKVDVSIFKPGDIVDVVGISKGKGFAGGVKRHHFGGGPKTHGQSDRHRAPGSVGATTSPGRVWKGLRMAGHMGNARATVRGLKVVEANAEKNLLLVRGAVPGAKDGILLVKKSQIAPPAAVSSSKKSKEASA
- the purM gene encoding phosphoribosylformylglycinamidine cyclo-ligase; this translates as MQKSHHTYRDAGVDIDANDRLKEIICKHARTTFTKNVVSDIGFFGSLFALKGFKQPILVSSADGVGTKIKLACALERHEGIGMDIVNHCVNDILTCGASPLFFQDYIAMSKMQPSIVAGIVKGMSKACKDVGCALIGGETAEMPGTYPPGEYDLVGFIVGGIEKSKIKNGASIVSGDVLIGLPSSGLHTNGYSLVRRVFNTDSDPSRLNRHYQQLGCTLGDALLEPHRCYYKKIKPLLPKIKGLAHITGGGFTGNLPRTLPESVAAVVKQSAWKVPPLFQLIQQMGNIDDGEMYRVFNMGIGMILICDPADSSSMMKKLPGSIIIGKIVKRKSNEERTRIV
- the fusA gene encoding elongation factor G codes for the protein MRGSLPLEKIRNIGIIAHIDAGKTTLTERILYYTGRTHKLGEVDDGTTIMDWMTQERERGITITSAATTCTWLNHHINIIDTPGHVDFTAEVERSLRVLDGGIVVFDAVSGVESQSETVWRQADHYKVPRICFINKMDRVGADFSNSIKTIRDRLGANALPVQVPMGEEGAFKGIIDIIIEKAWLYSADYSEDPILGKIPDDFVKLSAQYREELIEQLAENDEEFMDIYINGASFDENMIKSALRRATIGNKIVPVLCGSALRSKGIQRILDAVVAYLPSPFDIPPAVGFDPKTGKEIKRSPVGNDPFSALAFKIVSDPFFGRLIYVRVYSGKVTVGSHVYNSTRDSKERIGKLFQMHANRREEIKQVEAGDIAAVVGLKDTFTGDTLCNPNSPIILENIRFPEPVVFVTIEPKSRGDQERLDESLAKLVQEDPTFVRRYDEETGQTIISGMGELHLDIIIDRLMREFQVDANVGKPRVAYKETISVPVKAEGRFVKQSGGKGQYGHVMVDLQPGERGSGFEFADKVKGGAIPKQFIRHVESGIKEAMEGGALLGYPLTDIKATLYDGSYHEVDSSDIAFKIAGAIALKEGVKKAKPMILEPVMKMEIVTPDEFIGDILGDLNSRRAQIGSIDSHGNSRIIRCVIPLSETFGYATNLRSMSQGRATYTMEFYRYEEMPLNLAEQLNSRGGGPVLCQSRKYV
- the rpsJ gene encoding 30S ribosomal protein S10, coding for MPKQKIRIKLKAFDYRILDQSAEQIVEAAEQTGAKVVGPVPLPTHIKKICVNRSTNVDKNSREQFEIRTHKRLIDIEEPSSRTIDTLTKLDLPAGVDIEIKL
- a CDS encoding TlyA family RNA methyltransferase → MKRRIDIILVERGLAESREKAQALIMAGEVYVDDVTAAKPSIQVSEDSDIRLRDKLPFVGRGGIKLNHALAEFKIAVENLIAADIGASTGGFTDCLLQHGAQKVYAIDVGYGQIDYKLRTDPRVIVIDRTNARYPLPIPEQIDLSAIDVSFISLEKVVPNVAAVTKRGGSIICLVKPQFEAGKSLVEKGGLVKDPDVHARVLGRFISWSIDQGYRIIGLTPSPIRGSSGNREFFVLLRI